A section of the Triticum dicoccoides isolate Atlit2015 ecotype Zavitan chromosome 7A, WEW_v2.0, whole genome shotgun sequence genome encodes:
- the LOC119334407 gene encoding B-box zinc finger protein 20-like isoform X2, producing MRVQCDVCGLEPAAVLCCADEAALCSPCNRRVHRANKLAGKHRRLTLLQPSPAANDAAAPLCDVCKERRGLVFCVEDRAILCADCDEPIHSANELTAKHSRFLLVGAKLSADPLDKEIPSPDGSSDEHEDCSASAAEEAPAVHDASHAGSGGGGGGGSSISDYLTNICPGFEVDELLFDDAAFVAKQKGRDEQVPFLDADLFDVVAAERPGKRGAWAPHVPHTPAPAWGLEEFPAAMVAPAAAAYHSDSDSDVFAVPEITSPPAKRARPSSFWCL from the exons ATGCGCGTGCAGTGCGACGTGTGCGGCCTCGAGCCGGCCGCCGTGCTCTGCTGCGCCGACGAGGCCGCGCTCTGCTCCCCCTGCAACCGCCGCGTCCACCGCGCCAACAAGCTCGCCGGCAAGCACCGCCGCCTCACCCTCCTCCAGCCCTCCCCGGCcgccaacgacgccgccgcgccgcTCTGCGACGTCTGCAAG GAGCGGAGGGGGCTCGTGTTCTGCGTGGAGGACCGGGCGATCCTGTGCGCCGACTGCGACGAGCCCATCCACAGCGCCAACGAGCTCACGGCCAAGCACAGCCGCTTCCTCCTCGTCGGGGCCAAGCTCTCCGCCGACCCCTTGGACAAGGAGATCCCCTCCCCGGACGGGAGCTCCGACGAGCACGAGGACTGCTCGGCCTCGGCCGCCGAGGAAGCCCCTGCAGTTCATGACGCCAGCCACGCCGgatcaggaggaggaggaggtggaggaagcaGCATCTCAGACTACCTCACCAACATCTGCCCCGGCTTTGAAGTCGACGAACTCCTCTTCGACGACGCCGCCTTCGTCGCC AAGCAGAAGGGGCGCGACGAGCAGGTGCCGTTCCTGGACGCCGACCTGTTCGACGTGGTCGCCGCCGAGCGTCCAGGGAAGCGCGGCGCATGGGCGCCCCACGTGCCGCATACGCCGGCGCCGGCCTGGGGCCTGGAGGAGTTTCCGGCCGCTATGGTGGCCCCTGCAGCGGCGGC GTACCACAGCGACAGCGACAGCGACGTGTTCGCCGTGCCGGAGATCACGTCGCCGCCGGCCAAGCGGGCGCGGCCGTCGTCGTTCTGGTGCCTGTGA
- the LOC119330623 gene encoding protein FMP32, mitochondrial-like, with translation MAAAAAAACRRGLLLHNHHHQWPTRWAGPAAARSISQLVKTNGRRAFLVDTLALVRKLESQGVPTKQAEAITSAITEVLNDSLESISESFVSKAEMQKSEMLQEANISKFKSQVQSSQENHFSLLQRETEKLRGDIDKMRSELKYEIDKVTAGQRLDLNLERGRIRDELAKQNEETTDLTTKLDKEIHSLKAQLEAAKYDVIKYCIGTIVSISAVGLAVLRIVM, from the exons ATGGCCGCAGCGGCCGCCGCGGCGTGCAGGCGCGGCCTGCTCCTGCACAACCATCACCACCAGTGGCCGACGCGGTgggccggccccgccgccgcccgcagcatcTCGCAGCTCGTCAAGACCAACGGCCGCCGCGCCTTCCTCGTCGACACCCTCGCCCTG gtgaggaagctggagtcgCAGGGCGTCCCGACCAAGCAGGCGGAGGCCATCACGTCCGCCATCACGGAGGTCCTCAACGACAGCCTCGAGAGCATCTCCGAGTCCTTCGTCTCCAAGGCCGAGATGCAGAAG AGTGAGATGCTGCAGGAGGCCAATATCTCCAAGTTCAAGTCGCAAGTGCAGAGCTCGCAG GAAAACCATTTCTCTTTGTTACAGCGGGAGACTGAAAAACTCCGTGGAGACATTGATAAGATGAGGAGTGAACTGAA GTATGAGATTGACAAGGTCACTGCAGGGCAGCGGTTGGATCTGAACCTTGAAAGAGG GCGCATACGTGATGAGCTCGCCAAGCAGAATGAAGAAACCACAGATCTCACCACAAAGCTTGACAAG GAAATTCATTCACTGAAGGCCCAGCTGGAGGCAGCAAAGTATGATGTCATCAAATACTGCATAGGTACCATCGTTTCGATATCAGCCGTTGGACTCGCCGTTCTCCGCATCGTGATGTGA
- the LOC119334407 gene encoding B-box zinc finger protein 20-like isoform X1, with protein MRVQCDVCGLEPAAVLCCADEAALCSPCNRRVHRANKLAGKHRRLTLLQPSPAANDAAAPLCDVCKERRGLVFCVEDRAILCADCDEPIHSANELTAKHSRFLLVGAKLSADPLDKEIPSPDGSSDEHEDCSASAAEEAPAVHDASHAGSGGGGGGGSSISDYLTNICPGFEVDELLFDDAAFVAKQKGRDEQVPFLDADLFDVVAAERPGKRGAWAPHVPHTPAPAWGLEEFPAAMVAPAAAAKAKQGHVREWYHSDSDSDVFAVPEITSPPAKRARPSSFWCL; from the exons ATGCGCGTGCAGTGCGACGTGTGCGGCCTCGAGCCGGCCGCCGTGCTCTGCTGCGCCGACGAGGCCGCGCTCTGCTCCCCCTGCAACCGCCGCGTCCACCGCGCCAACAAGCTCGCCGGCAAGCACCGCCGCCTCACCCTCCTCCAGCCCTCCCCGGCcgccaacgacgccgccgcgccgcTCTGCGACGTCTGCAAG GAGCGGAGGGGGCTCGTGTTCTGCGTGGAGGACCGGGCGATCCTGTGCGCCGACTGCGACGAGCCCATCCACAGCGCCAACGAGCTCACGGCCAAGCACAGCCGCTTCCTCCTCGTCGGGGCCAAGCTCTCCGCCGACCCCTTGGACAAGGAGATCCCCTCCCCGGACGGGAGCTCCGACGAGCACGAGGACTGCTCGGCCTCGGCCGCCGAGGAAGCCCCTGCAGTTCATGACGCCAGCCACGCCGgatcaggaggaggaggaggtggaggaagcaGCATCTCAGACTACCTCACCAACATCTGCCCCGGCTTTGAAGTCGACGAACTCCTCTTCGACGACGCCGCCTTCGTCGCC AAGCAGAAGGGGCGCGACGAGCAGGTGCCGTTCCTGGACGCCGACCTGTTCGACGTGGTCGCCGCCGAGCGTCCAGGGAAGCGCGGCGCATGGGCGCCCCACGTGCCGCATACGCCGGCGCCGGCCTGGGGCCTGGAGGAGTTTCCGGCCGCTATGGTGGCCCCTGCAGCGGCGGCGAAGGCCAAGCAGGGGCACGTGCGGGAGTGGTACCACAGCGACAGCGACAGCGACGTGTTCGCCGTGCCGGAGATCACGTCGCCGCCGGCCAAGCGGGCGCGGCCGTCGTCGTTCTGGTGCCTGTGA